A part of Diprion similis isolate iyDipSimi1 chromosome 12, iyDipSimi1.1, whole genome shotgun sequence genomic DNA contains:
- the LOC124412900 gene encoding catenin alpha isoform X3: MSDHFGPITLKWDPKNLEIRTMSVEKTLEPLVLQVTTLVNTKGPSKKKKGKSKRASALVGTVEKATTNFIEKGEQIAYENPDITAEMLSAVEEVRKTGAAMSIAAREFSEDPCSSLKRGNMVRAARNLLSAVTRLLILADMVDVHLLLKSLHVVEDDLEKLKNASSQGELLENIKQFGRNASELMNQAAKRQQELKDPQLRDDLAAARAVLKKHSTMLLTASKVYVRHPELAAAKANRDYVLKQVCEAVNTINDVAQGKTPTDGQHPYDGPGELAAALDDFDERMAMSPLAYNEVRTRPSLEERLESIISGAALMADSSCTRDERRERIVAECNAVRQALQDLLSEYMNNMGVKEQTEGLERAIDHMCRKTRDLRRQLRKAVVDHVSDSFLETSVPLLVLIEAARNGRDKEVEEYALVFTEHANKLVEVANLVCSMSGNEDGVKMVRYAAAQIENLCPQVINAARVLAARPRSKVALDNMEVFRQAWENQVRVLTEAVDDITTIDDFLAVSENHILEDVNKCVLALQEGDADTLDRTAGAIRGRSARVCNVVQAEMDNYEPCIYTKRVLEAVKVLREQVMPKFAQRVEVAVDALGSNPAKDVDENDFIDASRLVYDGVREIRRAVLMNRADEDLDPEDVELDEHYTLETRSKSSAQTGEHGVDEYPDISGITTAREAMRKMTEEDKQKILQQVEFFKSEKLKFDREVAKWDDAGNDIIVLAKHMCMIMMEMTDFTRGRGPLKTTMDVINAAKKISEAGTKLDKLTRQIADQCPESSTKKDLLAYLQRIALYCHQMNITSKVKADVQNISGELIVSGLDSATSLIQAAKNLMNAVVLTVKASYVASTKYPRQSTVTTIEDNGKEIRWPQKPTALYLPVSHSLSILYSVYLYSPIVVWKMKAPEKKPLVRPERPEEVRAKVRKGSQKKVQNPIHALSEFQSPTESV, translated from the exons ATGTCGGATCACTTCGGGCCAATAACATTAAAATGGGATCCCAAAAATTTAGAGATTCGGACAATGTCCGTAGAGAAAACGTTGGAGCCATTAGTTCTGCAAGTAACTACTTTGGTTAATACCAAAGGTCCaagcaaaaagaagaagggaaaGTCTAAACGTGCCAGTGCCTTGGTTGGAACAGTTGAAAAGGCTACAactaatttcattgaaaaggGAGAGCAGATAGCATATGAAAATCCCGATATTACGGCTGAAATGCTCAGTGCCGTTGAAGAAGTGAGAAAAACTGGAGCTGCGATGAGCATTGCTGCTCG gGAGTTTTCAGAAGATCCTTGTTCTTCGCTGAAGCGAGGTAACATGGTACGTGCAGCAAGGAATCTTCTATCTGCTGTCACACGTCTTCTAATATTGGCAGACATGGTTGACGTGCATTTGCTTTTAAAATCTCTGCATGTGGTCGAAGATGACTTAGAGAAGTTGAAGAATGCTTCTTCCCAAGGCGAGCTATTGGAGAATATCAAACAATTTGGCAGAAATGCCTCAGAGCTTATGAATCAAGCAGCTAAACGTCAGCAAGAACTTAAAGATCCCCAACTTCGTGATGACTTAGCAGCTGCCAGGGCTGTTctcaaaaaacattcaacGATGCTTTTAACAGCTTCTAAAGTCTACGTTCGGCACCCAGAACTAGCTGCTGCTAAAGCTAACAGAGATTACGTTTTGAAACAAGTCTGCGAAGCTGTTAATACTATAAATGATGTAGCACAGGGCAAAACACCAACAGATGGCCAGCATCCATATGATGGACCAGGGGAGTTGGCTGCAGCTCTTGACGATTTTGATGAAAGAATGGCAATGTCACCCCTGGCTTATAACGAAGTACGCACTCGTCCTAGTCTGGAGGAGAGATTGGAAAGCATCATTAGTGGAGCTGCACTTATGGCTGATTCTTCATGTACCAGAGATGAGCGCAGGGAACGGATTGTTGCTGAGTGCAACGCGGTTAGACAAGCGCTGCAAGATCTACTCAGCGAATACATGAATAAC ATGGGTGTAAAAGAACAAACGGAGGGCTTGGAACGAGCTATAGATCACATGTGTAGAAAGACACGTGACTTGCGCCGGCAGTTACGTAAAGCTGTTGTTGATCATGTATCAGACAGTTTCCTCGAGACAAGTGTTCCACTGCTTGTGCTTATCGAAGCTGCTAGGAATGGAAGAGATAAAGAAGTCGAAGAATATGCTTTAGTTTTCACTGAGCATGCCAATAAACTAGTCGAG GTAGCAAACCTGGTCTGCAGTATGTCAGGAAATGAAGATGGAGTAAAAATGGTTCGTTATGCAGCAGCGCAGATTGAGAATCTGTGTCCTCAAGTAATAAATGCTGCACGTGTATTGGCAGCTCGTCCTCGTTCTAAAGTAGCCCTTGATAACATGGAAGTATTTCGCCAAGCTTGGGAAAATCAAGTTCGCGTTCTTACTGAAGCTGTCGATGACATAACTACAATCGATGACTTCTTGGCAGTTTCCGAAAATCACATCCTGGAAGATGTGAATAAATGTGTGTTAGCTTTGCAAGAAGGTGATGCAGATACTTTAGATAGAACAGCTGGAGCTATCAGAGGGAGATCTGCCAGAGTTTGCAATGTCGTTCAAGCTGAAATGGATAATTACGAGCCGTGCATTTATACCAAGAGAGTTCTTGAAGCCGTCAAAGTTTTGCGTGAACAGGTTATGCCAAAGTTTGCACAAAGAGTGGAAGTTGCAGTAGATGCTTTAGGGAGTAACCCGGCTAAAGATgttgatgaaaatgatttcattgATGCATCTAGACTAGTTTACGATGGAGTTAGGGAAATCAGACGTGCTGTGTTGATGAATCGA GCTGACGAAGATCTAGACCCAGAAGATGTAGAACTTGATGAACATTACACCTTAGAAACCCGAAGTAAATCGAGTGCTCAAACTGGAGAACATGGTGTAGATGAGTATCCCGACATCAGTGGCATTACCACTGCCCGTGAGGCTATGCGGAAAATGACTGAAGAAGATAAGCAGAAGATTCTCCAGCAGgtggaatttttcaagagtgaaaaattgaagtttgATAGGGAAGTTGCCAAATGGGATGACGCTGGAAATGATATAATTGTCCTGGCAAAACATATGTGTATGATTATGATGGAAATGACAGATTTCACTCGAGGACGTGGCCCATTGAAAACTACAATGGACGTGATAAATGCAGCAAAGAAAATTTCGGAGGCAGGAACAAAATTGGATAAATTGACAAGACAAATAGCAGATCAATGTCCAGAGAGTTCAACTAAAAAAGATCTGCTCGCTTATTTACAACGGATCGCACTTTActgtcatcaaatgaatattACGAGCAAAGTGAAAGCTGATGTACAGAACATCAGTGGAGAATTGATCGTTTCTGGTTTAGACAGCGCAACGTCACTTATCCAAGCAGCAAAGAATTTGATGAATGCTGTTGTCCTCACAGTGAAAGCATCCTATGTTGCGTCTACTAAATATCCCAGACAATCTACAGTCAcg ACAATAGAAGACAATGGGAAAGAGATACGATGGCCACAAAAGCCGACCGCGCTGTACCTACCTGTATCCCACAGCCTGTCCATTCTCTACTCTGTTTATTTG TAT TCTCCTATCGTCGTATGGAAGATGAAGGCACCAGAGAAAAAACCTTTGGTTCGTCCGGAGCGACCAGAAGAGGTTAGGGCCAAAGTGAGAAAAGGATCCCAGAAGAAAGTTCAAAATCCCATTCATGCTCTTTCTGAATTCCAGAGCCCGACCGAGAGTGTTTAG
- the LOC124412900 gene encoding catenin alpha isoform X5: MSDHFGPITLKWDPKNLEIRTMSVEKTLEPLVLQVTTLVNTKGPSKKKKGKSKRASALVGTVEKATTNFIEKGEQIAYENPDITAEMLSAVEEVRKTGAAMSIAAREFSEDPCSSLKRGNMVRAARNLLSAVTRLLILADMVDVHLLLKSLHVVEDDLEKLKNASSQGELLENIKQFGRNASELMNQAAKRQQELKDPQLRDDLAAARAVLKKHSTMLLTASKVYVRHPELAAAKANRDYVLKQVCEAVNTINDVAQGKTPTDGQHPYDGPGELAAALDDFDERMAMSPLAYNEVRTRPSLEERLESIISGAALMADSSCTRDERRERIVAECNAVRQALQDLLSEYMNNLQLARGGKRMGVKEQTEGLERAIDHMCRKTRDLRRQLRKAVVDHVSDSFLETSVPLLVLIEAARNGRDKEVEEYALVFTEHANKLVEVANLVCSMSGNEDGVKMVRYAAAQIENLCPQVINAARVLAARPRSKVALDNMEVFRQAWENQVRVLTEAVDDITTIDDFLAVSENHILEDVNKCVLALQEGDADTLDRTAGAIRGRSARVCNVVQAEMDNYEPCIYTKRVLEAVKVLREQVMPKFAQRVEVAVDALGSNPAKDVDENDFIDASRLVYDGVREIRRAVLMNRADEDLDPEDVELDEHYTLETRSKSSAQTGEHGVDEYPDISGITTAREAMRKMTEEDKQKILQQVEFFKSEKLKFDREVAKWDDAGNDIIVLAKHMCMIMMEMTDFTRGRGPLKTTMDVINAAKKISEAGTKLDKLTRQIADQCPESSTKKDLLAYLQRIALYCHQMNITSKVKADVQNISGELIVSGLDSATSLIQAAKNLMNAVVLTVKASYVASTKYPRQSTVTSPIVVWKMKAPEKKPLVRPERPEEVRAKVRKGSQKKVQNPIHALSEFQSPTESV, translated from the exons ATGTCGGATCACTTCGGGCCAATAACATTAAAATGGGATCCCAAAAATTTAGAGATTCGGACAATGTCCGTAGAGAAAACGTTGGAGCCATTAGTTCTGCAAGTAACTACTTTGGTTAATACCAAAGGTCCaagcaaaaagaagaagggaaaGTCTAAACGTGCCAGTGCCTTGGTTGGAACAGTTGAAAAGGCTACAactaatttcattgaaaaggGAGAGCAGATAGCATATGAAAATCCCGATATTACGGCTGAAATGCTCAGTGCCGTTGAAGAAGTGAGAAAAACTGGAGCTGCGATGAGCATTGCTGCTCG gGAGTTTTCAGAAGATCCTTGTTCTTCGCTGAAGCGAGGTAACATGGTACGTGCAGCAAGGAATCTTCTATCTGCTGTCACACGTCTTCTAATATTGGCAGACATGGTTGACGTGCATTTGCTTTTAAAATCTCTGCATGTGGTCGAAGATGACTTAGAGAAGTTGAAGAATGCTTCTTCCCAAGGCGAGCTATTGGAGAATATCAAACAATTTGGCAGAAATGCCTCAGAGCTTATGAATCAAGCAGCTAAACGTCAGCAAGAACTTAAAGATCCCCAACTTCGTGATGACTTAGCAGCTGCCAGGGCTGTTctcaaaaaacattcaacGATGCTTTTAACAGCTTCTAAAGTCTACGTTCGGCACCCAGAACTAGCTGCTGCTAAAGCTAACAGAGATTACGTTTTGAAACAAGTCTGCGAAGCTGTTAATACTATAAATGATGTAGCACAGGGCAAAACACCAACAGATGGCCAGCATCCATATGATGGACCAGGGGAGTTGGCTGCAGCTCTTGACGATTTTGATGAAAGAATGGCAATGTCACCCCTGGCTTATAACGAAGTACGCACTCGTCCTAGTCTGGAGGAGAGATTGGAAAGCATCATTAGTGGAGCTGCACTTATGGCTGATTCTTCATGTACCAGAGATGAGCGCAGGGAACGGATTGTTGCTGAGTGCAACGCGGTTAGACAAGCGCTGCAAGATCTACTCAGCGAATACATGAATAAC TTACAGCTCGCTCGGGGTGGGAAACGG ATGGGTGTAAAAGAACAAACGGAGGGCTTGGAACGAGCTATAGATCACATGTGTAGAAAGACACGTGACTTGCGCCGGCAGTTACGTAAAGCTGTTGTTGATCATGTATCAGACAGTTTCCTCGAGACAAGTGTTCCACTGCTTGTGCTTATCGAAGCTGCTAGGAATGGAAGAGATAAAGAAGTCGAAGAATATGCTTTAGTTTTCACTGAGCATGCCAATAAACTAGTCGAG GTAGCAAACCTGGTCTGCAGTATGTCAGGAAATGAAGATGGAGTAAAAATGGTTCGTTATGCAGCAGCGCAGATTGAGAATCTGTGTCCTCAAGTAATAAATGCTGCACGTGTATTGGCAGCTCGTCCTCGTTCTAAAGTAGCCCTTGATAACATGGAAGTATTTCGCCAAGCTTGGGAAAATCAAGTTCGCGTTCTTACTGAAGCTGTCGATGACATAACTACAATCGATGACTTCTTGGCAGTTTCCGAAAATCACATCCTGGAAGATGTGAATAAATGTGTGTTAGCTTTGCAAGAAGGTGATGCAGATACTTTAGATAGAACAGCTGGAGCTATCAGAGGGAGATCTGCCAGAGTTTGCAATGTCGTTCAAGCTGAAATGGATAATTACGAGCCGTGCATTTATACCAAGAGAGTTCTTGAAGCCGTCAAAGTTTTGCGTGAACAGGTTATGCCAAAGTTTGCACAAAGAGTGGAAGTTGCAGTAGATGCTTTAGGGAGTAACCCGGCTAAAGATgttgatgaaaatgatttcattgATGCATCTAGACTAGTTTACGATGGAGTTAGGGAAATCAGACGTGCTGTGTTGATGAATCGA GCTGACGAAGATCTAGACCCAGAAGATGTAGAACTTGATGAACATTACACCTTAGAAACCCGAAGTAAATCGAGTGCTCAAACTGGAGAACATGGTGTAGATGAGTATCCCGACATCAGTGGCATTACCACTGCCCGTGAGGCTATGCGGAAAATGACTGAAGAAGATAAGCAGAAGATTCTCCAGCAGgtggaatttttcaagagtgaaaaattgaagtttgATAGGGAAGTTGCCAAATGGGATGACGCTGGAAATGATATAATTGTCCTGGCAAAACATATGTGTATGATTATGATGGAAATGACAGATTTCACTCGAGGACGTGGCCCATTGAAAACTACAATGGACGTGATAAATGCAGCAAAGAAAATTTCGGAGGCAGGAACAAAATTGGATAAATTGACAAGACAAATAGCAGATCAATGTCCAGAGAGTTCAACTAAAAAAGATCTGCTCGCTTATTTACAACGGATCGCACTTTActgtcatcaaatgaatattACGAGCAAAGTGAAAGCTGATGTACAGAACATCAGTGGAGAATTGATCGTTTCTGGTTTAGACAGCGCAACGTCACTTATCCAAGCAGCAAAGAATTTGATGAATGCTGTTGTCCTCACAGTGAAAGCATCCTATGTTGCGTCTACTAAATATCCCAGACAATCTACAGTCAcg TCTCCTATCGTCGTATGGAAGATGAAGGCACCAGAGAAAAAACCTTTGGTTCGTCCGGAGCGACCAGAAGAGGTTAGGGCCAAAGTGAGAAAAGGATCCCAGAAGAAAGTTCAAAATCCCATTCATGCTCTTTCTGAATTCCAGAGCCCGACCGAGAGTGTTTAG
- the LOC124412900 gene encoding catenin alpha isoform X6, with product MSDHFGPITLKWDPKNLEIRTMSVEKTLEPLVLQVTTLVNTKGPSKKKKGKSKRASALVGTVEKATTNFIEKGEQIAYENPDITAEMLSAVEEVRKTGAAMSIAAREFSEDPCSSLKRGNMVRAARNLLSAVTRLLILADMVDVHLLLKSLHVVEDDLEKLKNASSQGELLENIKQFGRNASELMNQAAKRQQELKDPQLRDDLAAARAVLKKHSTMLLTASKVYVRHPELAAAKANRDYVLKQVCEAVNTINDVAQGKTPTDGQHPYDGPGELAAALDDFDERMAMSPLAYNEVRTRPSLEERLESIISGAALMADSSCTRDERRERIVAECNAVRQALQDLLSEYMNNMGVKEQTEGLERAIDHMCRKTRDLRRQLRKAVVDHVSDSFLETSVPLLVLIEAARNGRDKEVEEYALVFTEHANKLVEVANLVCSMSGNEDGVKMVRYAAAQIENLCPQVINAARVLAARPRSKVALDNMEVFRQAWENQVRVLTEAVDDITTIDDFLAVSENHILEDVNKCVLALQEGDADTLDRTAGAIRGRSARVCNVVQAEMDNYEPCIYTKRVLEAVKVLREQVMPKFAQRVEVAVDALGSNPAKDVDENDFIDASRLVYDGVREIRRAVLMNRADEDLDPEDVELDEHYTLETRSKSSAQTGEHGVDEYPDISGITTAREAMRKMTEEDKQKILQQVEFFKSEKLKFDREVAKWDDAGNDIIVLAKHMCMIMMEMTDFTRGRGPLKTTMDVINAAKKISEAGTKLDKLTRQIADQCPESSTKKDLLAYLQRIALYCHQMNITSKVKADVQNISGELIVSGLDSATSLIQAAKNLMNAVVLTVKASYVASTKYPRQSTVTSPIVVWKMKAPEKKPLVRPERPEEVRAKVRKGSQKKVQNPIHALSEFQSPTESV from the exons ATGTCGGATCACTTCGGGCCAATAACATTAAAATGGGATCCCAAAAATTTAGAGATTCGGACAATGTCCGTAGAGAAAACGTTGGAGCCATTAGTTCTGCAAGTAACTACTTTGGTTAATACCAAAGGTCCaagcaaaaagaagaagggaaaGTCTAAACGTGCCAGTGCCTTGGTTGGAACAGTTGAAAAGGCTACAactaatttcattgaaaaggGAGAGCAGATAGCATATGAAAATCCCGATATTACGGCTGAAATGCTCAGTGCCGTTGAAGAAGTGAGAAAAACTGGAGCTGCGATGAGCATTGCTGCTCG gGAGTTTTCAGAAGATCCTTGTTCTTCGCTGAAGCGAGGTAACATGGTACGTGCAGCAAGGAATCTTCTATCTGCTGTCACACGTCTTCTAATATTGGCAGACATGGTTGACGTGCATTTGCTTTTAAAATCTCTGCATGTGGTCGAAGATGACTTAGAGAAGTTGAAGAATGCTTCTTCCCAAGGCGAGCTATTGGAGAATATCAAACAATTTGGCAGAAATGCCTCAGAGCTTATGAATCAAGCAGCTAAACGTCAGCAAGAACTTAAAGATCCCCAACTTCGTGATGACTTAGCAGCTGCCAGGGCTGTTctcaaaaaacattcaacGATGCTTTTAACAGCTTCTAAAGTCTACGTTCGGCACCCAGAACTAGCTGCTGCTAAAGCTAACAGAGATTACGTTTTGAAACAAGTCTGCGAAGCTGTTAATACTATAAATGATGTAGCACAGGGCAAAACACCAACAGATGGCCAGCATCCATATGATGGACCAGGGGAGTTGGCTGCAGCTCTTGACGATTTTGATGAAAGAATGGCAATGTCACCCCTGGCTTATAACGAAGTACGCACTCGTCCTAGTCTGGAGGAGAGATTGGAAAGCATCATTAGTGGAGCTGCACTTATGGCTGATTCTTCATGTACCAGAGATGAGCGCAGGGAACGGATTGTTGCTGAGTGCAACGCGGTTAGACAAGCGCTGCAAGATCTACTCAGCGAATACATGAATAAC ATGGGTGTAAAAGAACAAACGGAGGGCTTGGAACGAGCTATAGATCACATGTGTAGAAAGACACGTGACTTGCGCCGGCAGTTACGTAAAGCTGTTGTTGATCATGTATCAGACAGTTTCCTCGAGACAAGTGTTCCACTGCTTGTGCTTATCGAAGCTGCTAGGAATGGAAGAGATAAAGAAGTCGAAGAATATGCTTTAGTTTTCACTGAGCATGCCAATAAACTAGTCGAG GTAGCAAACCTGGTCTGCAGTATGTCAGGAAATGAAGATGGAGTAAAAATGGTTCGTTATGCAGCAGCGCAGATTGAGAATCTGTGTCCTCAAGTAATAAATGCTGCACGTGTATTGGCAGCTCGTCCTCGTTCTAAAGTAGCCCTTGATAACATGGAAGTATTTCGCCAAGCTTGGGAAAATCAAGTTCGCGTTCTTACTGAAGCTGTCGATGACATAACTACAATCGATGACTTCTTGGCAGTTTCCGAAAATCACATCCTGGAAGATGTGAATAAATGTGTGTTAGCTTTGCAAGAAGGTGATGCAGATACTTTAGATAGAACAGCTGGAGCTATCAGAGGGAGATCTGCCAGAGTTTGCAATGTCGTTCAAGCTGAAATGGATAATTACGAGCCGTGCATTTATACCAAGAGAGTTCTTGAAGCCGTCAAAGTTTTGCGTGAACAGGTTATGCCAAAGTTTGCACAAAGAGTGGAAGTTGCAGTAGATGCTTTAGGGAGTAACCCGGCTAAAGATgttgatgaaaatgatttcattgATGCATCTAGACTAGTTTACGATGGAGTTAGGGAAATCAGACGTGCTGTGTTGATGAATCGA GCTGACGAAGATCTAGACCCAGAAGATGTAGAACTTGATGAACATTACACCTTAGAAACCCGAAGTAAATCGAGTGCTCAAACTGGAGAACATGGTGTAGATGAGTATCCCGACATCAGTGGCATTACCACTGCCCGTGAGGCTATGCGGAAAATGACTGAAGAAGATAAGCAGAAGATTCTCCAGCAGgtggaatttttcaagagtgaaaaattgaagtttgATAGGGAAGTTGCCAAATGGGATGACGCTGGAAATGATATAATTGTCCTGGCAAAACATATGTGTATGATTATGATGGAAATGACAGATTTCACTCGAGGACGTGGCCCATTGAAAACTACAATGGACGTGATAAATGCAGCAAAGAAAATTTCGGAGGCAGGAACAAAATTGGATAAATTGACAAGACAAATAGCAGATCAATGTCCAGAGAGTTCAACTAAAAAAGATCTGCTCGCTTATTTACAACGGATCGCACTTTActgtcatcaaatgaatattACGAGCAAAGTGAAAGCTGATGTACAGAACATCAGTGGAGAATTGATCGTTTCTGGTTTAGACAGCGCAACGTCACTTATCCAAGCAGCAAAGAATTTGATGAATGCTGTTGTCCTCACAGTGAAAGCATCCTATGTTGCGTCTACTAAATATCCCAGACAATCTACAGTCAcg TCTCCTATCGTCGTATGGAAGATGAAGGCACCAGAGAAAAAACCTTTGGTTCGTCCGGAGCGACCAGAAGAGGTTAGGGCCAAAGTGAGAAAAGGATCCCAGAAGAAAGTTCAAAATCCCATTCATGCTCTTTCTGAATTCCAGAGCCCGACCGAGAGTGTTTAG